From one Pseudomonas fluorescens genomic stretch:
- a CDS encoding site-specific integrase codes for MNTIERYLQAAVRDNTRRSYQAAVEHFEVSWGGFLPATADSIARYLADHAQSHSISTLKQRLAALGQWHVSQGFPDPTKAPIVRQLLKGIRTLHPAEPRQAAPLLIQHLQTAVAVLEAQATQARARHELPALLRASRDKALLLIGFWRGFRGDELARLQVEHIQAQAGVGMSIYLPRSKGDRQALGVRHRAPALKVLCPVQAYLQWIEVAGIAHGPVFRKLDRWGNLGEQALNSNSLIGLLRRILEHAGVPAALYTGHSLRRGFATWATRNGWELKALMSHVGWKDAKSALRYIDASASFGELALLEGGSSAGLLTDQA; via the coding sequence ATGAATACGATCGAGCGCTACCTGCAGGCAGCGGTACGCGACAACACGCGGCGCAGCTATCAGGCCGCGGTGGAGCACTTCGAAGTGAGCTGGGGAGGTTTTTTGCCAGCCACCGCCGACAGCATCGCTCGCTATCTGGCCGATCATGCGCAAAGCCATTCGATCAGTACCCTCAAGCAGCGCCTGGCAGCGCTGGGGCAATGGCATGTCAGCCAGGGCTTCCCCGACCCGACCAAGGCGCCGATAGTGCGCCAGTTGCTCAAGGGCATTCGCACCCTGCATCCGGCAGAGCCCAGGCAGGCCGCGCCGCTGCTCATCCAGCATCTGCAAACGGCGGTTGCGGTGCTCGAAGCGCAAGCAACCCAGGCCCGTGCCCGCCACGAGCTGCCTGCGCTACTGCGCGCCAGTCGCGACAAAGCCTTGCTGTTGATCGGTTTCTGGCGAGGGTTTCGCGGGGATGAACTGGCCCGCCTGCAGGTCGAACATATCCAGGCCCAGGCAGGCGTCGGCATGTCGATCTATCTGCCGCGCAGCAAGGGTGACCGCCAGGCGCTGGGTGTGCGTCACCGCGCCCCGGCGCTCAAAGTACTGTGCCCGGTGCAGGCCTACCTGCAATGGATAGAAGTGGCCGGCATCGCCCATGGGCCGGTGTTTCGCAAGCTCGACCGCTGGGGCAACCTGGGTGAACAGGCGCTCAACAGCAACAGCCTGATCGGCCTGCTGCGGCGCATCCTTGAGCATGCGGGTGTACCGGCAGCGTTATATACCGGTCACTCGCTGCGTCGCGGCTTTGCTACCTGGGCAACCCGCAATGGCTGGGAGCTCAAGGCTTTGATGAGTCATGTCGGCTGGAAAGATGCCAAATCGGCGCTGCGCTATATCGATGCTTCGGCGTCGTTTGGCGAGCTGGCGCTGCTCGAAGGTGGCAGCAGCGCTGGGCTACTGACGGATCAGGCTTGA
- a CDS encoding GNAT family N-acetyltransferase — translation MSLTLRLARVEDALLLPAVERSAAQAFAQQPGFEWIAQGPVMSCEEHRRFIDQGHEWVLADAQEQPQGFLCAEPAGRDLFIHELSVAQAVQGQGHGRRLIAAAGQWARDNGFQALTLTTFATVPWNAPFYARLGFEALTEQQLSQALQQQLSREQLQGLTGRCAMRLELQALS, via the coding sequence ATGTCCCTGACCCTGCGCCTCGCCCGCGTCGAAGACGCATTGTTACTACCTGCCGTCGAGCGTTCTGCCGCCCAGGCCTTTGCCCAACAACCAGGTTTTGAATGGATTGCCCAGGGGCCGGTGATGAGCTGCGAAGAGCACCGCAGGTTCATCGACCAGGGCCATGAGTGGGTGCTGGCCGATGCCCAGGAGCAACCGCAGGGTTTCCTCTGCGCGGAGCCTGCAGGCCGTGACCTGTTCATTCATGAGCTGTCGGTTGCCCAGGCTGTGCAAGGCCAGGGCCATGGCCGCAGGTTGATCGCCGCAGCCGGCCAGTGGGCCCGCGACAACGGCTTTCAGGCCCTGACCCTGACCACCTTTGCCACGGTCCCGTGGAACGCGCCTTTCTATGCCCGCCTGGGCTTTGAGGCACTCACTGAACAGCAGCTCAGCCAGGCCTTGCAGCAACAACTGAGCCGTGAGCAGCTGCAGGGACTGACCGGCCGCTGCGCCATGCGCCTTGAGCTTCAAGCGTTGTCCTGA
- a CDS encoding Ig-like domain-containing protein, protein MSIQAQVSPLNQNVSSAAVTEIPTNGILKLSESSEVALNLDPEAVASYSKSDADLVIQLKNGESIRIANFYAQGQPPSELFLVHDGRLVAVSLPPVAADGVLAATYVGQEAASGFDSLTAAGAGSGGTFAGLGLGAMLLAGAAVIGAGVAISNSGGGGGGGGGGGEAPPPDTTAPAAASGLQVATDGSSVSGKAEPGATVGVDTNGDGKADATVLVGADGNFQVPLNPPLTNGETVTVVVTDPSGNSSPPIQTNAPDTTAPAPASDLQVSADGSSVSGKGEPGSSAAIDTDGDGHPDVTVIIGPDGSFQVPLDPPLTDGQTVTVVLTDPAGNSSPGVSVQSPDYPDTPQVNASNGSELSGTAEPGVSLIISDGNGNPIGQATADANGNWSFTPVTALADGTVVNVVAQDANGLSSPPASITVDAVAPAAPLINLSNGSEISGSAEAGATITLTDGSGNPIGQTTADSNGNWSFTPATALPDGTVVNAVAKDAAGNISGPGSITVDGVTPAAPTVNPSNGGDLSGTAEPGSKVIISDGNGNPIGQTTADGSGNWSYTPGTPIADGTVVNVVAQDAAGNNSAPASVTVDSSAPAAPVLNPSNGSVISGTTEAGATVTLTDSSGNPIGQVTADGSGNWSFTPGSPLANGTVVVATATDPTGNTSAQAATTVDSVAPAAPVLNPSNGATLSGSAEAGATVTLTDGSGNPIGQVTADGSGNWSITPASPLANGAVVNAVATDPAGNTSGPASTVVDAIAPAAPTVNPSNGNSLSGTAEANSKVILTDGSGNPIGQVTADGSGNWSYTPASALADDTVVNVVAQDAAGNNSAPASVTVDSSAPAAPVLNPSNGSVISGTAEAGATVTLTDSSGNPIGQVTADGSGNWSFTPGSPLANGTVVVATATDPTGNTSAQAATTVDSVAPAAPVLNPSNGNTISGTAEAGARVIITDGSGSPIGQTTADGSGNWSFTPGTPLANGVVINAVAQDPAGNVSGPGTTTVDAVPPAAPVVNPSNGNILNGTAEANSTVTLTDGSGSPIGQTTADGSGNWSFTPGAQLPNTTVVNVTATDAAGNTGTPGTTTVDTSLPSIPQIDPSNGSVISGTADAGNTIIITDGSGNPIGQVTADGSGIWSFTPGVPLPDGTVVNVVARNPGGVDSAVAVTIIDGVAPAAPVIEPSNGAQISGTAEAGATILLTDGGGNPIGQVTADGSGNWSFTPGAPLPNGTVINAVAQDAAGNSSGPASTTVDAVAPATPVINASNGVLITGTAEIGAKVTLTDGSGNPIGQTTADGSGNWSFTPGSPLPNGTVINAVAQDAAGNSSGPVSTTVDAVAPATPVINASNGAIVSGTAEAGAKVILTDGSGNPIGQVTADGSGNWSFTPGAPLPNGTVVNAVAQDAAGNNSGPVSTTVDALAPATPVIAASNGAVIQGTAEAGVKVVLTDGGGNPIGQVTADGSGNWSFTPGAPLPNGTVVNAVAQDAAGNSSGPASTTVDSVAPATPVINASNGAVISGTAEIGAKVILTDGSGNPIGETTADGSGNWSFTPSSPLPNGSVINAVAEDAAGNDSGPASTTVDSVAPGAPVLSISADGALLTGTAEANSQVRIVVNGDTANPITVNVDGSGNFSLPFAPPLITGEPVSAVAVDAAGNVSGPGTVNAPDLAPPTLSVPEAADTWINAAEIANGIQVNVAVRPTMQVGQVVTVKFAGQNGYEAEVSHTLNAGDISTGNVILTLTPPGAQGPFPQGASTITADINGGTAATPVPFTIDTVPPATPVLSLVGNLLTIAAESGTELTVTLNVGGVSANVTVTADNSGLASLNLLTDLDIDFSWDQLLNAQVSVVGHDPAGNPSNVASIGIGGSIAQPVTIGSFGVDVSLNPLNPRFGLSGTTEANSSLVIRVITPALNVELLPIAADPTTGQFSLNLLSPTVLTQLGLNITDILNLGSQISFNIVSTDSQGNDSAAYGITLVPNGLSLNIGQIDVNGTAGDDVMSGANGSSEHINGGAGSDLIFNVGTGDQVVAGDGNDTLQITATNFVSIDGGAGFDTLLLANGIDLDYNAVGVGTLSNIERIDLGKGDSGSVLTLTAAEVGVITDANNTLQITGESNDTLNVVGAVNTGTTQAINGINYDVYTFGANILLVEDNTVQVVV, encoded by the coding sequence ATGTCGATCCAGGCGCAGGTTTCTCCCCTCAATCAAAACGTCTCGTCTGCCGCTGTCACAGAAATTCCTACCAATGGCATCCTGAAACTCTCCGAAAGCAGTGAAGTCGCCCTCAATCTCGATCCGGAGGCGGTCGCCAGCTATTCGAAAAGCGATGCAGACCTGGTGATACAGCTTAAGAACGGCGAGAGCATCCGTATTGCCAATTTCTATGCCCAAGGGCAGCCACCCAGTGAGCTGTTCCTGGTCCATGACGGCAGGCTGGTGGCGGTGAGCCTGCCCCCCGTGGCGGCTGATGGTGTGCTGGCAGCGACCTACGTCGGGCAAGAAGCGGCGTCGGGCTTTGACTCGCTGACGGCTGCCGGAGCAGGCTCCGGTGGCACCTTCGCAGGCCTGGGCCTTGGCGCAATGCTGCTGGCGGGGGCGGCGGTGATCGGTGCGGGCGTGGCGATTTCCAACAGCGGTGGTGGCGGAGGCGGTGGCGGCGGTGGGGGAGAAGCACCACCACCGGATACCACCGCGCCGGCTGCGGCGAGCGGGCTGCAGGTGGCCACCGACGGCAGCTCGGTGAGCGGTAAAGCCGAGCCAGGCGCCACCGTCGGGGTCGACACCAACGGTGACGGCAAAGCGGATGCGACAGTGCTGGTCGGCGCCGATGGCAATTTCCAGGTGCCGTTGAACCCGCCGCTGACCAATGGTGAAACGGTGACTGTGGTGGTCACCGACCCGTCGGGCAACAGCAGCCCACCGATCCAGACCAACGCCCCCGATACCACTGCACCTGCACCGGCCAGCGATCTTCAGGTCTCAGCCGATGGCAGCAGTGTCAGCGGCAAGGGCGAACCGGGTTCGAGCGCGGCCATCGACACCGATGGCGATGGTCATCCTGACGTGACGGTGATCATCGGCCCCGACGGCAGTTTCCAGGTACCGCTCGACCCACCGTTGACCGATGGCCAGACCGTCACCGTAGTGCTCACCGACCCGGCCGGCAACAGCAGCCCCGGTGTCAGTGTCCAGTCCCCCGACTACCCGGATACACCTCAAGTCAATGCCAGCAACGGCAGCGAACTGTCGGGAACTGCCGAGCCTGGCGTTAGCCTGATCATCAGCGACGGCAACGGCAACCCGATCGGCCAGGCGACCGCCGACGCCAATGGCAACTGGAGCTTTACCCCGGTCACGGCGCTGGCCGATGGCACCGTGGTCAATGTGGTGGCCCAGGATGCCAATGGCCTCAGCAGCCCACCGGCCTCGATCACGGTCGATGCCGTAGCACCCGCAGCGCCGCTGATCAACCTGAGCAACGGCAGTGAAATCAGCGGCAGCGCCGAAGCCGGAGCAACCATCACCCTGACTGACGGCAGCGGTAATCCGATCGGCCAGACTACGGCCGACAGCAACGGCAACTGGAGTTTTACCCCGGCCACAGCGCTGCCCGATGGCACGGTGGTCAATGCCGTGGCCAAGGACGCTGCCGGTAACATTAGCGGGCCGGGCAGCATCACCGTCGACGGCGTGACCCCCGCCGCGCCCACTGTCAACCCGAGCAATGGCGGCGACCTCAGTGGTACCGCCGAGCCGGGAAGCAAGGTGATCATCAGCGACGGTAATGGCAACCCTATTGGCCAAACCACCGCCGATGGCAGCGGCAACTGGAGCTACACCCCAGGCACGCCGATTGCCGATGGCACCGTTGTCAACGTGGTCGCCCAGGATGCCGCCGGCAACAACAGCGCACCTGCCAGCGTGACTGTCGACAGCTCGGCGCCTGCGGCACCGGTGCTCAACCCGAGTAATGGCAGCGTCATCAGTGGTACCACTGAAGCCGGTGCCACCGTGACCCTGACTGACAGCAGTGGCAACCCGATTGGCCAGGTGACCGCCGATGGCAGTGGCAACTGGAGCTTCACCCCGGGCAGCCCGCTGGCCAATGGCACGGTCGTGGTGGCCACGGCCACCGACCCGACCGGCAACACCAGCGCTCAAGCCGCCACTACCGTGGACAGCGTCGCTCCGGCCGCACCCGTGCTCAATCCGAGCAATGGCGCTACCCTCAGCGGCAGCGCCGAAGCCGGTGCCACCGTGACCCTGACCGACGGCAGCGGTAACCCGATTGGCCAGGTGACTGCCGATGGCAGCGGCAACTGGTCGATCACCCCCGCCAGCCCGTTGGCCAATGGCGCCGTCGTCAACGCCGTGGCCACCGACCCGGCCGGGAATACCAGTGGGCCTGCCTCGACGGTAGTGGATGCTATCGCCCCGGCTGCACCGACCGTCAACCCGAGCAACGGTAACAGCCTGAGCGGCACCGCCGAAGCCAACAGCAAGGTGATCCTCACCGACGGCAGCGGCAACCCGATTGGCCAGGTGACCGCCGATGGCAGCGGCAACTGGAGCTACACCCCGGCTTCGGCGCTGGCCGATGACACAGTAGTCAACGTGGTCGCCCAGGATGCCGCCGGCAACAACAGCGCACCTGCCAGCGTGACTGTCGACAGCTCGGCGCCTGCGGCACCGGTGCTCAATCCGAGTAATGGCAGCGTCATCAGTGGTACCGCTGAAGCCGGTGCCACCGTGACCCTGACTGACAGCAGTGGCAACCCGATTGGCCAGGTGACCGCCGATGGCAGTGGCAACTGGAGCTTCACCCCGGGCAGCCCGCTGGCCAATGGCACGGTCGTGGTGGCCACGGCCACCGACCCGACCGGCAACACCAGCGCTCAAGCCGCCACTACCGTGGACAGCGTTGCTCCGGCCGCACCCGTGCTCAATCCGAGCAATGGCAACACCATCAGCGGGACCGCCGAGGCAGGGGCCAGGGTCATCATCACCGATGGCAGCGGTAGTCCGATCGGCCAGACCACCGCCGATGGCAGCGGTAACTGGTCGTTCACCCCAGGTACGCCATTGGCCAACGGCGTGGTTATCAATGCCGTGGCCCAGGACCCGGCAGGCAACGTCAGCGGCCCGGGTACCACCACGGTAGATGCCGTGCCGCCGGCAGCGCCGGTGGTCAACCCGAGCAACGGCAATATCCTCAACGGCACCGCCGAGGCCAACAGCACCGTTACCTTGACCGACGGCAGCGGCAGCCCCATCGGCCAAACCACCGCCGACGGCAGCGGCAACTGGAGCTTCACCCCAGGCGCGCAGTTGCCCAACACCACGGTGGTCAATGTCACGGCCACGGATGCGGCCGGTAATACCGGAACACCCGGCACCACCACCGTGGACACCTCGTTGCCGTCGATCCCGCAGATCGATCCCAGCAACGGCTCGGTCATCAGCGGCACGGCCGATGCCGGCAACACCATTATCATCACCGATGGCAGTGGCAACCCGATTGGCCAGGTAACTGCCGACGGCAGCGGCATCTGGAGTTTCACCCCAGGCGTGCCGTTGCCTGACGGCACCGTGGTCAACGTCGTGGCGCGCAACCCAGGCGGTGTTGACAGCGCTGTAGCGGTGACCATCATTGATGGCGTCGCACCTGCCGCACCGGTGATCGAGCCCAGCAATGGCGCCCAGATCAGCGGTACCGCCGAAGCCGGGGCGACCATTTTGCTCACCGATGGCGGCGGCAACCCGATTGGCCAGGTAACTGCCGACGGCAGCGGTAACTGGAGCTTTACCCCTGGCGCGCCATTGCCCAACGGTACCGTGATCAATGCCGTGGCCCAGGACGCGGCCGGCAACAGCAGTGGCCCGGCCAGCACCACGGTCGACGCGGTAGCACCGGCCACACCGGTGATCAATGCCAGCAATGGTGTGCTCATCACCGGGACCGCTGAAATCGGCGCCAAGGTCACTCTCACCGATGGCAGCGGTAACCCGATTGGCCAGACCACTGCCGATGGCAGCGGTAACTGGAGCTTCACCCCGGGCAGCCCGCTGCCCAATGGCACGGTGATCAATGCCGTGGCCCAGGACGCAGCCGGCAATAGCAGCGGGCCGGTCAGCACGACGGTCGACGCAGTGGCACCTGCCACGCCGGTGATCAATGCCAGCAACGGGGCAATCGTCAGCGGCACCGCCGAAGCCGGCGCCAAAGTGATTCTGACCGATGGCAGCGGTAACCCGATTGGCCAGGTGACTGCCGACGGCAGTGGCAACTGGAGCTTCACCCCAGGCGCGCCACTGCCCAACGGTACCGTGGTCAACGCCGTGGCCCAGGACGCGGCGGGTAACAACAGCGGGCCGGTCAGCACCACCGTCGATGCGCTGGCGCCGGCGACCCCGGTGATCGCCGCGAGCAACGGCGCGGTCATCCAAGGGACTGCCGAAGCGGGAGTCAAGGTCGTCCTTACCGATGGCGGCGGCAACCCGATTGGTCAGGTGACTGCCGATGGCAGCGGCAACTGGAGCTTCACCCCAGGCGCGCCATTGCCCAATGGCACCGTGGTCAACGCCGTGGCCCAGGACGCGGCCGGCAACAGCAGTGGCCCGGCCAGCACCACGGTCGACTCGGTAGCGCCGGCCACACCGGTGATCAATGCCAGCAACGGCGCAGTGATTTCCGGTACCGCTGAAATTGGCGCCAAGGTCATTCTCACCGATGGCAGCGGCAACCCGATTGGCGAAACCACCGCCGATGGCAGCGGCAACTGGAGCTTCACCCCAAGTAGCCCGCTGCCCAACGGTAGCGTGATCAATGCCGTGGCCGAGGACGCCGCTGGCAATGACAGCGGGCCTGCCAGCACCACGGTCGACAGCGTCGCACCGGGCGCACCGGTGCTGAGCATCAGCGCCGACGGCGCCTTGCTCACCGGCACCGCCGAGGCGAACAGCCAGGTGCGTATCGTGGTCAACGGCGACACCGCCAACCCGATCACGGTCAACGTCGACGGCAGCGGCAACTTCAGCCTGCCGTTCGCGCCACCGCTGATCACCGGCGAGCCGGTGTCTGCGGTCGCAGTTGACGCCGCAGGCAACGTCAGCGGGCCTGGCACGGTCAACGCCCCGGACCTTGCGCCCCCGACCCTGAGCGTGCCGGAAGCGGCCGACACCTGGATCAACGCCGCCGAAATCGCCAACGGCATCCAGGTCAATGTCGCAGTGCGGCCGACCATGCAGGTCGGGCAAGTGGTCACCGTTAAGTTCGCCGGGCAGAACGGCTACGAGGCCGAGGTCAGCCATACTCTCAACGCAGGCGATATTTCCACCGGCAACGTGATTCTGACGCTGACGCCACCGGGTGCCCAGGGGCCGTTTCCGCAAGGCGCCTCGACCATCACCGCCGACATCAACGGCGGTACCGCCGCGACGCCGGTGCCGTTCACCATCGACACCGTGCCACCGGCCACCCCGGTGCTGTCGCTGGTAGGCAACCTGCTGACCATCGCTGCCGAATCCGGCACCGAGCTGACCGTGACCTTAAACGTCGGCGGGGTGAGCGCCAACGTTACGGTGACCGCCGATAACAGCGGGCTGGCCTCGCTGAACCTGCTCACCGACCTGGACATCGATTTCAGTTGGGACCAGTTGCTCAATGCTCAGGTCTCGGTGGTCGGCCATGACCCGGCCGGCAACCCGAGCAACGTGGCGAGCATCGGTATCGGTGGCAGCATCGCGCAACCGGTGACCATCGGCTCCTTCGGCGTCGATGTCAGCCTCAACCCGTTGAACCCGCGCTTTGGCTTGAGCGGTACCACCGAGGCCAATTCCAGCCTGGTCATCCGGGTGATTACCCCGGCGCTGAACGTCGAACTGCTACCGATTGCGGCAGACCCTACCACCGGGCAGTTCAGCCTTAACCTGCTGAGCCCGACCGTCCTTACCCAGTTGGGGTTGAACATCACCGACATCCTCAACCTGGGTTCGCAGATCTCCTTCAACATTGTGTCTACCGACAGTCAGGGCAACGACAGTGCGGCCTATGGCATTACCCTGGTGCCCAACGGCTTGTCGCTGAACATCGGCCAGATCGATGTCAACGGCACCGCCGGCGATGACGTGATGTCGGGCGCCAACGGCAGTTCCGAGCACATCAATGGCGGGGCGGGCAGCGACCTGATCTTCAACGTCGGCACCGGGGATCAGGTGGTGGCGGGTGACGGCAACGACACCCTGCAGATCACCGCGACCAACTTTGTCAGTATCGACGGCGGCGCAGGCTTCGACACCTTGCTGCTGGCCAACGGCATCGACCTGGACTACAACGCGGTGGGGGTCGGCACGCTGAGCAACATCGAGCGCATCGACCTGGGCAAAGGCGACTCCGGCAGCGTGTTGACACTGACCGCCGCCGAGGTCGGGGTCATCACCGATGCCAACAACACCTTGCAGATCACCGGTGAAAGCAACGACACCCTGAATGTGGTCGGGGCAGTGAACACGGGGACCACGCAGGCGATCAACGGCATCAACTACGACGTCTACACCTTTGGCGCCAACATCTTGCTTGTCGAGGACAATACGGTTCAGGTTGTAGTCTGA
- a CDS encoding glycerate kinase, which yields MKIVIAPDSFKDSLSAEGVADAIAAGIAQVWPQAHLVKCPMADGGEGTMEAIVAACAGELRSLQVRGPLGEPVEAGWGWLADSHTAIIEMATASGLQLLTLEQRDACRSSTLGTGQLISAALDAGARRIILAIGGSATNDAGSGMLRALGLKLFDEYDQPLAEGGLALAKLARIDAGALDPRLNEVQLEVAADVDNPLCGSNGASAIFGPQKGASPEEVQALDQALGHFADHCAQLLGTDVREIPGCGAAGGMGFAAKAFMQATFRPGIEVVAELAGLEAAVQAADLVITGEGRFDAQTLRGKTPFGVARIARRHAVPVVVIAGTLGEGYEQLYAHGIDAAFALTGGPMTLEAACANAPALLQARARDIARLWSCARQTCGSGLAPR from the coding sequence ATGAAAATCGTCATCGCCCCCGACTCGTTCAAGGACAGCCTCAGCGCCGAAGGTGTGGCCGATGCGATCGCTGCGGGTATTGCCCAAGTGTGGCCGCAGGCGCATCTGGTCAAGTGCCCGATGGCCGACGGCGGTGAGGGCACTATGGAGGCCATCGTGGCGGCCTGTGCCGGTGAGCTGCGTAGCCTGCAGGTGCGCGGACCGTTGGGCGAGCCGGTCGAGGCGGGCTGGGGCTGGTTGGCCGACAGCCACACGGCGATTATCGAAATGGCCACTGCCAGTGGCCTGCAATTGCTCACCTTGGAACAGCGCGATGCCTGCCGCAGCAGTACCCTCGGTACCGGGCAACTGATCAGTGCGGCGCTGGATGCCGGAGCGCGGCGAATCATCCTGGCCATTGGCGGCAGTGCGACCAATGACGCCGGCAGCGGCATGTTGCGAGCGCTGGGCCTGAAGTTGTTCGATGAATACGACCAGCCGCTGGCCGAAGGCGGTTTGGCGCTGGCAAAGCTTGCCCGCATCGATGCCGGCGCGCTGGATCCGCGTCTGAACGAGGTGCAGTTGGAAGTCGCCGCCGATGTCGATAACCCCCTGTGTGGCAGCAATGGCGCTTCGGCCATCTTCGGCCCGCAAAAAGGCGCCAGCCCCGAGGAAGTCCAGGCTCTGGACCAGGCCCTGGGGCACTTTGCTGATCACTGTGCGCAACTGTTGGGCACAGATGTGCGTGAGATTCCCGGTTGTGGCGCGGCCGGCGGGATGGGTTTTGCTGCCAAGGCGTTCATGCAGGCGACCTTTCGCCCGGGGATCGAAGTGGTGGCCGAACTGGCCGGGCTTGAGGCGGCAGTGCAGGCTGCAGACCTGGTGATTACCGGCGAAGGCCGCTTTGATGCCCAGACGCTGCGCGGCAAAACACCGTTCGGCGTGGCCCGGATTGCCCGCCGGCATGCCGTGCCGGTGGTGGTGATCGCCGGCACTCTTGGCGAGGGCTATGAACAGCTGTATGCCCATGGCATCGACGCAGCGTTTGCCTTGACCGGCGGCCCGATGACCCTGGAGGCGGCCTGTGCCAATGCGCCAGCCTTGCTCCAGGCGCGCGCCCGCGACATTGCCCGCCTATGGAGTTGCGCCCGCCAGACCTGTGGGAGCGGGCTTGCCCCGCGATGA
- a CDS encoding DNA-binding protein: MARGGINKALVHKARQALLARGEHPSIDAVRIELGNTGSKTTIHRYLKELESLQPAVPAAAPNLSDALATLVEQLAEQLREEGETRIEQARSTFEQERQTLLAQVQISQQALAALQQQHEIQAAALASESEALNTARSTLQSEQTRNATLNQAVGELNLRLADKDEQIRSLEDKHQHARDALEHYRNASREQRDQDQRRHEAQVQLLQVEVRQLQQTLIVKQDELTRLNRDNEGLLVQIRTLKEAQRGFKTLGDRQQAQIHGLEVKLAQLSGSRDELEKQNKDLALSLAERVSELRRQLQLIGKQEAQLRQAERAREQTQDNA, from the coding sequence ATGGCCCGTGGCGGTATCAACAAGGCATTAGTGCACAAGGCGCGCCAGGCGCTGCTGGCCCGTGGCGAGCATCCGAGCATCGATGCAGTACGTATCGAACTGGGCAATACAGGCTCGAAAACCACGATTCACCGCTACCTGAAAGAGCTGGAAAGCCTGCAGCCAGCTGTACCCGCCGCGGCGCCAAACCTAAGTGATGCGCTGGCGACATTGGTTGAGCAACTGGCTGAACAGTTGCGAGAGGAGGGCGAGACGCGCATCGAGCAGGCTCGCAGCACTTTCGAGCAGGAGCGCCAGACCCTGTTGGCGCAAGTCCAGATCAGCCAGCAGGCGCTGGCTGCACTGCAACAGCAGCATGAGATCCAGGCTGCGGCGTTGGCCAGCGAGTCAGAAGCCTTGAATACTGCCCGCAGCACCCTGCAAAGCGAACAGACGCGCAACGCCACCCTCAACCAGGCGGTGGGTGAGTTGAACCTGCGCCTGGCCGACAAGGACGAGCAGATCCGCTCGCTGGAAGACAAGCACCAGCATGCCCGGGATGCCCTGGAGCACTACCGCAATGCCAGCCGCGAGCAGCGCGACCAGGATCAGCGGCGCCACGAGGCGCAGGTGCAGTTGCTGCAGGTAGAGGTGCGCCAGTTGCAACAGACCCTGATCGTCAAGCAGGACGAGCTGACCCGCCTGAACCGCGACAACGAGGGCTTGCTGGTACAGATCCGTACCCTCAAGGAGGCCCAGCGCGGCTTCAAGACCCTGGGCGATCGTCAGCAGGCACAAATCCACGGCCTGGAGGTGAAACTTGCGCAGCTCAGTGGTTCACGCGATGAGCTGGAGAAACAGAACAAGGACCTGGCCTTGAGCCTGGCCGAACGGGTATCCGAGCTGCGCCGACAGTTGCAACTGATCGGCAAGCAGGAAGCCCAATTGCGCCAGGCCGAGCGTGCCCGCGAGCAGACTCAGGACAACGCTTGA